In Liquorilactobacillus nagelii DSM 13675, the following proteins share a genomic window:
- a CDS encoding amino acid ABC transporter ATP-binding protein, whose protein sequence is MLKEQNQTIIELQHLKKSFGENVILKDISETVKAGQVICVIGPSGAGKSTFLRCLNVLEAPTSGKVLFEGNDLTGIKEDELNHLRQKMGMVFQSFNLFPNLTVLDNLQLAPLKVRKLAADQAKEQAEKLLAQVGLADKANDYPASLSGGQQQRVAIARALAMDPAVMLFDEPTSALDPEMVGEVLKVMRDLANSGMTMVVVTHEMGFAKEVADQIWFMADGYIQEKGKPADFFANPQTERAQDFLSKMLN, encoded by the coding sequence ATGCTTAAAGAACAAAATCAAACAATTATTGAATTACAACATTTAAAGAAGTCTTTTGGCGAAAACGTAATTTTAAAAGATATTAGTGAAACGGTGAAGGCTGGACAAGTAATTTGTGTGATTGGGCCTTCAGGCGCTGGTAAAAGTACTTTTTTACGTTGCTTGAATGTTTTAGAAGCGCCCACTTCAGGAAAAGTTTTATTTGAAGGAAATGATTTAACGGGAATCAAAGAGGATGAATTAAATCATTTACGACAAAAAATGGGAATGGTGTTCCAAAGTTTCAATTTGTTTCCGAATTTAACGGTTTTGGATAATTTGCAACTTGCTCCATTAAAAGTTCGTAAATTGGCCGCTGATCAGGCAAAAGAACAAGCTGAAAAATTATTAGCTCAGGTAGGCTTAGCTGACAAAGCAAATGATTATCCAGCTAGTCTTTCTGGTGGTCAACAGCAGCGAGTTGCGATTGCACGAGCTTTAGCAATGGATCCAGCGGTAATGTTGTTTGATGAACCAACATCAGCACTAGATCCAGAAATGGTTGGAGAAGTTTTGAAAGTTATGCGTGATTTAGCTAATTCCGGAATGACAATGGTGGTTGTAACTCACGAAATGGGTTTTGCCAAGGAAGTAGCTGATCAAATTTGGTTTATGGCGGATGGCTATATCCAAGAAAAAGGTAAGCCAGCAGATTTCTTTGCCAATCCACAAACGGAAAGGGCTCAAGATTTTCTTTCTAAAATGCTTAATTAA
- a CDS encoding ABC transporter substrate-binding protein/permease, which produces MKIKKLLVLLAFFMLGTLISFGHVQAASDNYLNQVKQKGTLVVGTSADYPPYEFTVKTSGKTDYVGLDIDIAKKFAKDLGVKLEVKNMDFDSLLVALETHKVDMVIAGMNPTPERKKSVDFSNIYYRGNQYMLINKKDAAKYKNIQSFKGATIGAQTGSLQYQLVKDQMKGNSIKGLAKLNDLVIALQSGKVNAVAMEEATAKAFAENNSSLKVINPKFDVDSTQTGSAIGFPKGATSLVNAANKTISQIKKQNLINKEYIPEAGKYMTSNSKKSTMLNYWTYFAKGIEYTLLITAVSVFFGFLLGTIFALMRLSRVKIFHLIAVCYIEFVRGTPLMVQVMFVYFGIGAIIQSLPALVAGIIAVSLNSGAYVAEIIRSGIQSIPVGQTEAARSLGMSQRETYRFVVIPQALKNIWPALGNEFITLIKESSIVSIIGVGDLMYQMQLVQAATYKGVLPIFVAMVLYFIMTFGLSNVLGHFERKMKHA; this is translated from the coding sequence ATGAAAATTAAAAAGTTATTAGTTTTACTAGCTTTTTTCATGTTGGGAACTTTGATTAGTTTTGGACATGTTCAAGCGGCTAGTGATAATTATTTAAATCAAGTTAAACAAAAGGGAACATTAGTTGTTGGAACTAGTGCTGACTACCCACCATATGAATTTACGGTGAAAACATCAGGGAAAACAGATTATGTTGGATTGGATATTGATATTGCCAAAAAGTTTGCCAAAGATTTAGGAGTCAAATTAGAAGTTAAAAACATGGATTTTGATTCCTTATTAGTTGCTTTAGAAACACATAAAGTTGATATGGTAATTGCTGGTATGAATCCAACTCCTGAAAGAAAAAAGAGTGTTGATTTCTCGAATATTTATTATCGCGGTAATCAATATATGTTGATTAATAAAAAGGATGCGGCTAAGTATAAAAATATTCAAAGTTTCAAGGGTGCAACTATTGGAGCTCAAACAGGTTCACTTCAGTATCAGTTGGTTAAGGACCAGATGAAGGGCAATAGTATAAAGGGACTGGCAAAATTAAATGATTTAGTGATTGCTTTACAGTCTGGCAAAGTTAACGCAGTTGCTATGGAAGAGGCAACTGCTAAAGCATTTGCAGAAAATAATTCATCATTGAAAGTTATTAATCCAAAATTTGATGTTGATTCTACGCAGACGGGTTCAGCTATTGGCTTTCCTAAGGGTGCAACTAGTCTAGTTAATGCGGCGAACAAGACAATTAGCCAAATAAAAAAGCAGAACTTAATTAATAAGGAGTATATACCCGAAGCTGGTAAATACATGACTTCGAATTCTAAAAAGAGTACGATGTTAAATTATTGGACCTACTTCGCCAAAGGAATTGAATATACGCTTTTAATTACAGCTGTTTCGGTATTTTTTGGCTTTTTGTTAGGAACGATTTTTGCCTTAATGCGGTTATCACGTGTAAAAATTTTCCATTTGATTGCTGTTTGTTATATTGAATTTGTTCGTGGAACACCATTGATGGTTCAAGTAATGTTTGTTTATTTTGGAATTGGCGCAATAATTCAATCTTTGCCAGCTCTGGTTGCCGGAATAATTGCTGTTTCATTGAACTCAGGCGCCTATGTAGCTGAGATTATTCGTTCAGGGATTCAATCGATTCCAGTTGGGCAAACTGAAGCTGCTCGAAGTTTAGGAATGTCGCAACGAGAAACATATCGTTTTGTTGTAATTCCTCAAGCATTGAAAAATATTTGGCCAGCTTTGGGTAATGAATTTATCACGTTAATCAAGGAAAGTTCAATTGTATCGATTATCGGTGTTGGGGATTTGATGTATCAAATGCAATTAGTTCAAGCAGCAACTTATAAAGGTGTTCTGCCAATTTTTGTCGCCATGGTCTTATATTTCATCATGACCTTTGGTTTATCAAATGTGCTTGGACATTTTGAGAGGAAGATGAAGCATGCTTAA
- a CDS encoding SPJ_0845 family protein yields MGLTINRQNQLDQLFDKFAADPLKPTEKKEKPEKEQKETAKKKK; encoded by the coding sequence ATGGGACTTACCATTAATCGTCAAAATCAATTAGACCAGTTATTTGATAAATTTGCAGCTGATCCACTTAAACCGACTGAAAAGAAAGAAAAACCTGAAAAGGAACAAAAAGAGACTGCTAAGAAAAAAAAATAG